The following are encoded together in the Citrus sinensis cultivar Valencia sweet orange chromosome 1, DVS_A1.0, whole genome shotgun sequence genome:
- the LOC102622258 gene encoding protein ALP1-like: protein MEITRFPFLNQEEDYSHLLDLLPEMESRSTFINNNNSSNNNNNNNNNLKKRRRSDDVLNKGAAWSDILTSLILLDEEEKREQQQYSIHSHQDKLLVDDNHKRKEQAMNDYFHQLQDHYTDLDVMDQLRTNKRSRRTASAVATVAASASASASVSEDASADNPTTAGGSAQHRRLWVKDRSKDWWDERNHPDFPEEEFWRDFRMSKATFEMICEELESTVMKKNTMLRDAIPVRQRVAVCVWRLATGEPLRVVSKRFGLGISTCHKLVLEVCSAIKTVLMPKFLQWPDELKMKQIKEEFQGISGIPNVGGSMYTTHIPIIAPKISVASYFNKRHTERNQKTSYSITVQGVVDTKGVFTDVCIGWPGSMPDDKVLERSALFQRADRGLLKDVWIVGNSGYPLMDWVMVPYTQKNLTWTQHAFNEKIGDIQAVAKDAFARLKGRWACLQKRTEVKLQDLPVVLGACCVLHNICEMRNEVMDPQLKFDLFDDEMIPDNSVRSMASAQARDHIAHNLLHHGLAGTSFLH from the coding sequence ATGGAAATAACTCGTTTCCCATTTCTTAATCAAGAAGAAGACTACTCCCATTTATTAGATTTACTCCCTGAAATGGAGAGTAGAAGCACcttcatcaacaacaacaacagcagcaacaataataataataataacaacaatttgaAGAAGCGGCGACGAAGCGACGACGTATTAAACAAGGGTGCCGCGTGGAGTGATATACTTACCTCACTAATCTTGTTGGACGAAGAAGAGAAACGCGAGCAGCAACAATATTCTATCCACTCTCACCAAGATAAACTCCTCGTCGATGACAATCACAAGCGAAAGGAACAAGCAATGAACGATTATTTCCATCAATTGCAAGACCATTATACCGATTTGGATGTAATGGATCAGTTGAGAACGAACAAAAGATCTCGTCGTACGGCTTCGGCTGTCGCCACTGTTGCAGCGTCAGCATCCGCATCCGCATCCGTGTCGGAAGACGCGTCTGCGGATAACCCGACTACTGCGGGTGGGTCCGCTCAGCACCGTCGTTTGTGGGTCAAAGATCGGTCAAAGGACTGGTGGGATGAGCGAAACCATCCGGATTTCCCAGAGGAAGAATTTTGGAGAGATTTTCGGATGAGTAAAGCCACGTTTGAAATGATTTGCGAGGAGCTGGAAAGCACGGTGATGAAAAAGAACACGATGCTTCGGGACGCGATTCCGGTTCGTCAGCGCGTGGCGGTCTGCGTCTGGAGGCTGGCAACGGGTGAGCCGCTCCGGGTCGTATCAAAACGGTTCGGTCTGGGGATATCCACTTGTCACAAGCTGGTCTTGGAGGTTTGCTCGGCGATCAAAACTGTGTTAATGCCCAAGTTCCTACAGTGGCCTGATGAGctgaaaatgaaacaaattaagGAAGAGTTCCAGGGTATTTCAGGGATACCAAATGTTGGTGGGTCAATGTACACGACTCACATACCAATCATAGCGCCTAAGATTAGCGTTGCTTCGTATTTCAACAAAAGGCACACTGAGAGAAACCAGAAGACTTCTTATTCCATCACAGTACAAGGAGTCGTTGACACCAAAGGAGTATTCACTGATGTTTGCATAGGCTGGCCCGGTTCGATGCCTGATGATAAAGTGCTTGAGAGATCTGCTCTGTTTCAAAGAGCCGACCGAGGGCTTTTAAAGGATGTTTGGATTGTGGGAAATTCTGGGTATCCATTAATGGACTGGGTTATGGTTCCTTATACGCAGAAAAATTTGACTTGGACGCAGCACGCTTTTAATGAGAAGATCGGGGATATTCAAGCTGTCGCAAAAGATGCTTTTGCGAGATTGAAAGGAAGATGGGCTTGCTTGCAAAAGAGGACTGAAGTGAAGCTACAGGATTTGCCTGTTGTTCTTGGAGCTTGCTGCGTTTTGCACAATATTTGCGAGATGAGAAATGAGGTGATGGATCCCCAGTTGAAGTTTGACCTCtttgatgatgagatgattccTGATAATAGTGTGAGGTCTATGGCTTCTGCTCAGGCCAGAGATCACATTGCTCACAATTTGCTGCACCATGGCCTTGCTGGAACCTCTTTTCTACATTGA